A single region of the Solea senegalensis isolate Sse05_10M unplaced genomic scaffold, IFAPA_SoseM_1 scf7180000017696, whole genome shotgun sequence genome encodes:
- the LOC122764827 gene encoding melatonin receptor type 1B, with protein sequence MTAALRTVYAALMLVSSVACVCGNLLLLAVLLLNKELRSETTGLVVSFSVSDLALGLSALPLAAHTSLTRPSGYPGAGVFCQGSGFLFLLLLTSSIHSLTWATVDKFTEICFALSYSRIWTRGRSRAVLLAVWLFCVLNAALPLVGFGSYDYSERRFLCCPSFGPENCVFVLLWISLGIAAPIVTTCSLYGYMVHTARKQARRGTFVCNELHCFYVPANVYLRSSVVMVATSACLLLCWTPFICVCLYETLSGQQTPPLTCALSVWLVLTSSALNSWITCMTQT encoded by the exons ATGACGGCCGCTCTGAGGACAGTGTACGCCGCTCTGATGCTCGTGTCCAGTGTGGCGTGCGTGTGCgggaacctcctcctcctggcgGTGCTTCTGCTCAACAAGGAGCTGCGCTCCGAAACCACGGGTCTCGTCGTGAGCTTCAGCGTCAGCGACCTCGCCCTCGGACTCTCCGCCCTCCCGCTCGCCGCCCACACCAGCCTGACGCGGCCGTCCGGTTACCCCGGCGCCGGCGTCTTCTGTCAGGGCAGCggcttcctcttcctgctgctgctcacctcGTCCATTCACTCGCTCACCTGGGCCACCGTGGACAAGTTCACTGAGATCTGTTTCGCCCTCAGCTACAGTCGCATCTGGACGAGGGGGCGGAGTCGGGCGGTCCTGCTGGCGGTCTGGCTCTTCTGCGTGCTGAACGCAGCGCTGCCCCTGGTGGGCTTCGGCAGCTACGACTACAGCGAGCGGCGTTTCCTGTGCTGCCCGAGCTTCGGGCCGGAGAACTGCGTCTTCGTGTTACTGTGGATATCGCTGGGGATCGCGGCGCCGATCGTCACCACTTGCTCTCTGTACGGATACATGGTGCACACGGCGAGGAAACAGGCACGCAGGGGAACGTTTGTGTGCAATGAGCTGCACTGCTTCTACGTCCCCGCCAACGTTTACCTGAGGAGCTCTGTGGTCATGGTCGCCACCTCAG cttGTCTTCTGCTCTGCTGGACAcccttcatctgtgtgtgtttgtatgagacACTCAGTGGTCAACAGACTCCGCCCCTGACCTGTGCCCTGTCAGTCTGGTTGGTTCTGACCAGCTCCGCCCTCAACTCGTGGATCACCTGCATGACGCAGACGTAA
- the sec23a gene encoding protein transport protein Sec23A gives MATFPEYIAQNEERDGVRFSWNVWPSSRLEATRMVVPVASLFTPLKERPDLPPIQYEPVLCSRATCRAVLNPLCQVDYRAKLWACNFCYQRNQFPPSYAGISEVNQPAELLPQFSTIEYVVQRGPQMPLVFLYVVDTCMEDEDLQALKESLQMSLSLVPPTALVGLITFGRMVQVHELGCEGISKSYVFRGTKDLNAKQLQEMLGLTKPSANQGRGPQSVQQPLSNRFLQPLQKIDMNLTELLGELQRDPWPVTQGKRPLRSLGVAMSIAVGLLECTFANTGARIMAFLGGPATQGPGMVVGDELKTPIRSWHDIEKDNAKFMKKATKHYESLANRASSNGHVIDLYACALDQTGLLEMKCCANYTGGYVVMADSFNTSLFKQTFQRVFNKDVQGSFKMAFAATLEVKTSREIKVSGAIGPCVSLNAKGPCVSENEIGTGGTCQWKICALDPSSTLALYFEVVNQHNAPIPQGGRGAIQFVTQYQHSSGQKRIRVTTTARNWADAQTQIQNIAASFDQEAAAILMARLAVYRAETEEGPDVLRWLDRQLIRLCQKFGDYHKDDPNSFRFSETFSLYPQFMFHLRRSPFLQVFNNSPDESSYYRHQFNRQDLTQALIMVQPLLYAYSFNGPPEPVLLDSSSILPDRILLMDTFFQILIYHGETVAQWRKAGYQEMSEYENFKHLLQAPDDARSCCTPFPMPRHDDTEHGGSQARFLLSKVNPSQTHNNMFSWGQESGAPILTDDVSLQVFMDHLKKLAVSSAA, from the exons ATGGCGACCTTTCCTGAGTACATCGCTCAGAATGAGGAGCGTGACGGCGTGCGCTTCAGCTGGAACGTTTGGCCGTCCAGCCGTCTGGAGGCTACACGGATGGTGGTTCCCGTGGCGTCGTTGTTCACGCCACTGAAGGAGAGACCGGATCTGCCGCCCATCCAGTACGAACCGGTTCTGTGCAGTCGCGCCACCTGCCGCGCCGTTCTCAACCCGCTCTG tCAGGTGGACTACAGAGCTAAACTGTGGGCGTGTAACTTCTGTTACCAGAGAAACCAG tttcCTCCGTCCTACGCTGGAATCTCTGAGGTAAACCAGCCTGCTGAGCTGCTTCCTCAGTTCTCTACTATCGAGTATGTGGTCCAG agagGTCCTCAGATGCCACTGGTCTTCCTGTATGTGGTGGACACCTGTATGGAGGATGAAGACCTGCAGGCATTGAAGGAGTCTCTGCagatgtctctgtctctggtgcCGCCCACTGCGCTCGTCGGACTCATCACCTTTGGTCGCATGGTGCAGGTCCACGAGCTCGGCTGTGAGGGAATCTCCAAGAGCTACGTGTTCAGAGGAACCAAAGACCTGAATGCCAAACAGCTGCAG GAGATGCTTGGTTTGACCAAACCTTCAGCTAATCAGGGACGAGGACCTCAAAGTGTCCAACAGCCTCTGTCCaatag GTTCCTGCAGCCACTGCAGAAGATTGACATGAACCTGACTGAACTGTTGGGGGAGCTGCAGCGTGATCCGTGGCCTGTCACTCAGGGGAAGAGACCGCTGCGCTCTCTGGGCGTGGCCATGTCCATCGCTGTCGGCCtgctggag tgcacgTTTGCGAACACGGGCGCTCGGATCATGGCGTTCCTCGGCGGCCCGGCGACGCAGGGTCCTGGGATGGTGGTGGGAGATGAGCTGAAGACGCCCATCAGGTCATGGCACGACATCGAGAAGGACAACGCCAAGTTCATGAAGAAAGCCACCAag cattACGAGTCTCTGGCTAACAGAGCGTCCAGTAACGGTCACGTCATCGACTTGTACGCCTGCGCTCTGGATCAGACGGGTCTGCTGGAGATGAAGTGCTGCGCTAACTACActgg GGGCTACGTGGTGATGGCGGACTCGTTCAACACGTCTCTGTTCAAACAAACCTTCCAGAGAGTTTTCAACAAAGACGTCCAGGGCTCCTTTAAAATGGCGTTTGCCGCCACGCTGGAGGTCAAG acGTCCAGAGAAATCAAAGTGTCTGGAGCCATCGGACCGTGTGTGTCTCTGAACGCTAAAGGACCGTGTGTGTCTGAAAAC GAGATCGGGACTGGAGGAACGTGTCAGTGGAAGATCTGCGCTTTAGATCCCAGCTCCACGCTGGCGCTCTACTTCGAGGTCGTCAACCAG CACAACGCTCCGATCCCTCAGGGTGGTCGTGGAGCGATCCAGTTTGTGACTCAGTACCAGCACTCGTCAGGACAGAAGCGAATCAGAGTGACCACCACGGCCAGGAA CTGGGCAGACGCTCAGACTCAGATCCAGAACATCGCGGCGTCCTTCGACCAGGAGGCGGCAGCCATCTTGATGGCGAGGCTGGCGGTTTACCGCGCCGAGACGGAGGAGGGGCCGGACGTCCTGAGGTGGTTGGACAGACAGCTGATCAGACTG tgtcAGAAGTTTGGAGATTACCACAAAGATGATCCAAACTCCTTCAGGTTCTCAGAGACCTTCTCTCTCTACCCTCAG ttCATGTTCCACCTGCGACGCTCGCCGTTCCTGCAGGTGTTCAACAACAGTCCTGACGAGAGCTCGTATTACAGACACCAGTTCAACCGTCAGGACCTGACGCAGGCGCTCATCATGGTGCAGCCGCTGCTCTACGCCTACTCCTTCAACGGCCCACCAGAG cctGTCCTGttggacagcagcagcattctTCCAGACAGAATCCTCCTGATGGACACGTTCTTCCAGATCCTCATCTACCATggagag ACGGTGGCTCAGTGGAGAAAGGCTGGTTACCAGGAAATGTCTGAGTATGAAAACTTCAAACACCTTCTTCAGGCTCCAGACGACGCCAGGAGCTGCTGCACACCGTTCCCTATGCCACG acatgacgACACAGAGCACGGAGGCAgccag GCTCGGTTCCTGCTCTCTAAAGTGAATCCGTCTCAGACTCATAACAACATGTTCTCCTGGGGTCAG GAGTCTGGAGCTCCGATCCTCACCGATGACGTCAGTCTCCAGGTTTTCATGGATCACCTGAAGAAACTGGCTGTGTCCAGCGCtgcatga
- the srp54 gene encoding signal recognition particle 54 kDa protein, which produces MVLADLGRKITSALRSLSNATIINEEVLNAMLKEVCAALLEADVNIKLVKQLRENVKSAIDLEEMASGLNKRRMIQHAVFKELVKLVDPGVKAWTPTKGKNNVIMFVGLQGSGKTTTCSKLAYYYQRKGWKTCLICADTFRAGAFDQLKQNATKARIPFYGSYTEMDPVVIAAEGVEKFKGENFEIIIVDTSGRHKQEDSLFEEMLQVSNAVQPDNIVYVMDASIGQACESQAKAFKDKVDVASVIVTKLDGHAKGGGALSAVAATRSPIIFIGTGEHIDDFEPFKTQPFISKLLGMGDIEGLIDRVNELKLDDNEELIDKLKHGQFTLRDMYEQFQNIMKMGPFGQIMGMIPGFGTDFMSKGNEQESMSRLKKLMTIMDSMNDQELDSKDGAKLFSKQPNRIQRVARGSGVSTRDVQELLTQYTKFAQMVKKMGGIKGLFKGGDMSKNVNPSQMAKLNQQMAKMMDPRVLHHMGGMAGLQSMMRQFQQGAAGNMKGMMGFNNM; this is translated from the exons ATGGTGCTCGCAGACCTGGGCAGGAAGATCACGTCGGCACTGAGGTCCCTCAGCAATGCCACAATCATCAAtgaagag GTATTGAATGCCATGTTGAAGGAGGTGTGCGCCGCCCTGCTGGAAGCTGACGTCAACATCAAACTGGTGAAACAGTTGAGAGAGAATGTGAA GTCGGCCATAGACCTGGAGGAGATGGCCTCAGGTCTGAACAAGAGGAGGATGATCCAGCACGCAGTCTTCAAAGAGCTCGTCAAG ctggtGGATCCCGGCGTGAAGGCGTGGACTCCGACCAAAGGGAAAAACAATGTCATCATGTTTGTTGGTCTTCAAGGCAGCGGGAAAACCACCACCTGCTCCAAG TTGGCGTATTATTACCAGAGGAAAGGCTGGAAGACGTGTCTGATCTGTGCCGACACCTTCAGAGCAG gtgCCTTCGATCAGCTCAAACAAAACGCCACCAAAGCCAGAATCCCTTTTTATGGCAG ttaCACAGAAATGGACCCTGTGGTCATCGCCGCTGAGGGGGTGGAAAAGTTCAAAGGTGAGAACTTTGAGATCATCATCGTGGACACGAGTGGACGACACAAACAGGAGGACTCGCTGTTTGAGGAAATGTTGCAAGTGTCCAACGCTGTG CAACCAGACAACATAGTATACGTGATGGACGCGTCCATTGGACAGGCGTGTGAGTCTCAGGCTAAAGCCTTTAAGGACAAAGTGGATGTGGCGTCTGTGATTGTCACCAAACTAGACGGACACgccaaaggaggaggagctctgAGCGC tgTGGCGGCCACCAGGAGTCCCATCATCTTCATCGGAACAGGCGAGCACATCGACGACTTTGAGCCGTTTAAGACGCAGCCGTTCATCAGCAAACTGCTGG gCATGGGTGACATCGAAGGACTGATCGACAGAGTGAACGAGCTGAAACTGGACGATAACGAGGAGCTGATCGACAAACTCAAACACG GTCAGTTCACGCTCAGAGACATGTACGAGCAGTTCCAGAACATCATGAAGATGGGACCATTCGGACAGATCATG ggtatGATTCCAGGTTTTGGTACAGACTTCATGAGTAAAGGAAATGAACAGGAGTCGATGTCCAGACTCAAGAAACTCATGACCATCATGGACAGTATGAATGACCAAG AGTTGGACAGTAAAGACGGAGCAAAGCTCTTCAGTAAACAGCCTAACAGGATCCAGAGAGTGGCTCGAGGATCAGGAGTGTCCACCAGAGACGTCCAGGAGCTTCTCACTCAGTACACCAAGTTTGCTCAGATGGTCAAGAAGATGGGCGGGATCAAAGGACTGTTCAAAG GGGGAGACATGTCCAAGAACGTGAACCCGTCTCAGATGGCAAAGCTAAACCAGCAGATGGCAAAGATGATGGATCCAAGAGTCCTGCACCATATGG GTGGGATGGCAGGTCTCCAGTCGATGATGCGTCAGTTTCAACAGGGCGCTGCTGGAAACatgaaaggcatgatgggattCAACAATATGTGA
- the clec14a gene encoding C-type lectin domain family 14 member A: MTSSVWVESGKMASWLRVVLVCVGLVACAKTSPPSYAVHHAALSFDQAVDRCSPGVLASLATEHEVDGVLRRIAESSPPQSEFTFWVGLKKAKNRCVVSTLPLRGFQWTEDGSEDSQVCRWAKEPQPTCTAVLCAALQGLSDGSGVTRWGLISVTCRNVHPFICKLRDSESTSGITFTPDPPQPEPSKPDPSQPDPSKPDLPQPEPSKSATLEPELPDSRTELLAPDPGPTSGPGSPSVFGSDPKPGSGPGMWSEMCQNPLVDGARSLSPDPDNSSRMLVECWSKVQLELYCRGRPALWRLLDDAPADLAAICQPCPDGFHKDASGTCVDVDECSGAPCRHTCLNTEGSYRCVCADEDGRRHDEGSSACVDMVTTEEGGSLSGILIPVLAAVAVLLVLVVVAAVTVKCCLMRRAKKHDTETSEKMPMRNRDGQDSFATTNEKRDM; the protein is encoded by the coding sequence atgacatcatcagtgtgggTGGAGTCAGGAAAGATGGCGTCGTGGCTCAGAGTTGTGCTGGTCTGCGTGGGTTTGGTCGCCTGTGCCAAGACGTCCCCGCCGTCCTACGCCGTCCACCATGCCGCGCTCAGCTTTGACCAGGCCGTGGACAGGTGTTCTCCCGGCGTCCTCGCCAGCCTCGCCACGGAGCACGAGGTCGACGGCGTCCTGCGGCGCATCGCAGAGTCGTCGCCGCCTCAGAGTGAATTCACCTTCTGGGTTGGACTGAAGAAAGCCAAGAACAGGTGTGTGGTCTCCACACTGCCCCTCAGAGGCTTTCAGTGGACGGAGGACGGCAGCGAGGACTCTCAGGTGTGCCGCTGGGCCAAAGAACCTCAGCCCACCTGCACCGCGGTCCTCTGTGCGGCGCTGCAGGGACTCAGTGATGGGTCAGGCGTGACCAGGTGGGGTCTGATCTCGGTCACCTGCAGAAACGTTCATCCCTTCATCTGTAAACTCAGAGACAGTGAGTCTACAAGTGGGATCACCTTTACACCTGATCCACCGCAACCAGAACCATCTAAACCTGATCCATCACAACCAGACCCATCTAAACCTGATCTACCGCAACCAGAACCATCTAAATCTGCTACACTTGAACCTGAACTTCCCGACTCCAGGACTGAACTGCTGGCACCTGATCCTGGACCAACTTCTGGACCTGGCTCTCCATCTGTTTTTGGATCTGATCCGAAACCTGGCTCTGGACCAGGCATGTGGTCCGAGATGTGTCAGAACCCCCTGGTGGACGGAGCGCGCTCCCTCAGTCCAGAcccagacaacagcagcaggatgtTGGTCGAGTGCTGGTCCAAGGTTCAGCTGGAGCTTTACTGCCGTGGTCGCCCCGCACTGTGGCGTCTCCTCGACGACGCTCCCGCCGACCTCGCCGCTATTTGCCAGCCGTGCCCTGATGGTTTCCACAAAGACGCTTCTGGAACTTGTGTGGACGTGGATGAGTGCAGTGGCGCCCCCTGCAGACACACCTGCCTGAACACCGAGGGTTCATACAGGTGCGTCTGTGCAGACGAGGACGGGCGGCGCCATGACGAGGGCTCGTCGGCGTGCGTGGATATGGTGACCACGGAGGAGGGTGGGTCGCTGTCGGGAATCCTGATCCCGGTTCTGGCGGCTGTGGCGGTTCTGCTGGTTCTGGTGGTCGTCGCTGCGGTGACGGTGAAGTGCTGCCTGATGAGACGAGCAAAAAAACACGACACGGAGACGTCGGAGAAGATGCCCATGAGAAATCGAGACGGTCAGGATTCATTTGCAACGACCAATGAGAAGAGAGACATGTGA